ATGCCAGGGATTGAAGAAACGATCGTAGAATCCGCCGTACGATCCATTGCTGAAGAGATGGGTGAAAGGGTTCGGCAATTGGTGTCTCTAATTTTGCGGGTTTCGTCTGAAGATTAGTATTATGTCACTTTGAAGGTAACCGTTGTCCGTTGGAACGTCACAGTGTGTCAGGCATCGTAGAGACAGGGATAGAGATTTGGAAGACTCATACAGTGGATAATGGCAAACTAAACATTCATTACTCAGAGCTCCAAGTTCCAGAGTTCGCAGACAACGGAGCAGCGGAGCAACGGATAAACTACAAATTCATTGTCCAAATTCTCACAGAGCTCACAGTCTTAGGCAACGGAGAATGGCAAACTATAAGTTCATTGCTTGCAAAACGTTCCATGTGCCATGAACTTTGCGAAGATTTGACCAGAGGCAGGTTATCTTCTGCAATACTTTCGATTTTTGTTCACAAGAAAAGCTCCTGCTTCGATTAGGCGAAATAAGACGGTGTTTACAAACATAATCGAAAACTAGATAGactaatgtgtgttttgtttcggtttatTCTTTCAGGTTCCATCTGTCTGATTGCGTCCACTGCCTCCAACGGTTATCAGTTCCAGCCCCACCATCCACAATGTAGCTTGGTGACGCTATCGTCCAGCAAACCCACCGTCACATCGAGCGATTCCGCCCGGAGGACAATCGGAACTCACACTCACAGCGTGAAAGCATGTTCTCCCACGGTTGTACTCTGTGCCGGCTCACCGCCAACGGATGGCCCTGCCGGTACGGTGTCGCAACACCCACAGCGAACCATCCGTCGTTCGCTTCACGTCTCCGCGGTCTGTGATAAATCATCGTCGAAAGATGGTGGCAgcggaagcagcagcaacccaCCCGGCAGTGGCAGTACGGGTGGCGGAACCACCGCCAGTGGAAGCGGTGGCTCGTCGTCGGTCGGTGCCGGTGGCAAGGACGGCGGTAGCGGCGGTGGTAAGGAACCACCGAACAAGAAGAACACACTATCCTGCCCGAAGTGTGGCGATCCCTGTACGCACGTGGAAACGTTCGTCAGCTCGACGCGGTTCGTCAAGTGCGAAAAGTGTCACCATTTCTTCGTCGTGCTGTCGGAGGTCGATTCGAAAAAGACAATTAAAGACACGGAAACGAAGGGTGCACGAAAGCCGCCGCCACCGCCCAAAAAGATCATGGAGTACCTCGACCGGCACGTCGTCGGACAGGAGCTGGCCAAAAAGGTTCTCTCGGTGGCGGTGTACAATCACTACAAGCGCATCTACCACAATCTGCCCCCGCCGGCGTCATCGTCCGCGGGTGCcacgcagcaacagcagcagctggatTCGATGTCGCGTAGCGGCGATCTGCTGCACATATCCGGCATCGGCCATACGATGATGAGTTCGGCACCGTCCGAAGTGCCACGGCCACCGCTCGGTGCGGGCGGTTCCGGGCATGGTGGGGGGCCGGGTTCGGCCGCACACCACCCCGGTTCGGAGCTGCTGGACAAGAAAACGCACGAGCTGAAGCTGGAGAAGAGCAACATTCTGATGCTTGGCCCGACCGGCTCGGGCAAGACGCTGCTTGCGCAAACGATTGCCAAGTGCCTGGACGTTCCCTTTGCCATCTGTGATTGTACGACGCTAACGCAAGCCGGTTACGTCGGCGAGGATATCGAGAGTGTGATTGCGAAGCTGCTGCAGGACGCTAACTATAGGTAGGATTGATTATATAGTCGTTGACGCGATGAGTTCCGCTCAATTATGTCGCTTTCTCCATTTGCGCCGCACAGTGTCGAACGGGCGCAGACGGGCATCGTGTTTCTGGATGAGGTGGATAAGATCGGTGCCGTGCCCGGTATCCATCAGCTGCGGGACGTCGGCGGTGAGGGTGTGCAGCAGGGCATGCTGAAGATGCTCGAGGGTACGATCGTGAACGTTCCGGAGCGAAACTCACCGCGAAAGCTGCGCGGCGAAACGGTGCAGGTGGACACGACCAACATTCTGTTCGTAGCGTCCGGTGCGTACACCGGTTTAGATCGTTTGATTGCGAGGCGGTTGAATGAGAAGGTAAGGTGGGCCCGGTGTGTCCACATCGCACGCGTGCGTATTAGGAGCGCGATAATAATGATGCGTTGATCGTGCTTTCCTTCGCAGTACTTGGGTTTCGGAATGCCGGCAAGCTCATCGGAAGGGCGCCGGGCTGCACAGGCGTCTGCATCACCGATGGATAACGATCAAGTGGAGCGGGACGCGAATCTGAAGAAAGTGCAAGCGAAAGATCTCGTCGAGTTCGGTATGATTCCTGTAAGTGGAGCATGGGTTGTCGTGGACCGTTGTTTTGGGGAGAACATTTTCTtgataatgtttctttttctccccCATCATGACCTTCACAGGAATTCGTTGGTCGCTTCCCGGTGTTGGTGCCGTTCCACAGCCTCGACGTCGATATGCTGGTACGCATCCTAACCGAACCGCGCAATGCTCTCGTGCCCCAGTACAAAGCACTGCTCGGCATGGATCAGGTGGAGCTGTCGTTCACCGATGAAGCCCTCAAGCAAATCGCTCAACTAGCCATGGAACGGCAAACTGGGGCCCGTGGTCTACGTGCAATTATGGTACGCATTTGATGATTTGTCTTTGTGTGGTTCTCGTGTGGCTCTCTACTTATGCTAATGTTGTAATGTGTATCTCACAGGAAACGCTTCTATTAGAACCAATGTTCGAGGTGCCCGGATCGGACGTGCAAGGTGTACGGATCACGGAAGAAAGCGTACGCGGTGCAGAACCGATCTACGTACGCCGCGGTGAATCGAACGCATCGAACAAGGATCCTCCCGCATCCGGCGAGGCTGGCCACAGTAGCAGTAATTCTTCGGAGGAAGAGGAAGCCACGAAAGTACGCGTGAAGCAGTAACAGGTAAATCTTGAGAATAGTGTGGGAGTGTGCAAAATACACCGCGAGAGAGTATCCCGACAGATATCGTGAGCATCATTACTACTTTGCCCAAGCGATCGATAAACGCAAACGTGAATGAAACATGTATTTGTACATACGATTATTTTCACATACGGCTACCGTTCCTATTTGGTCTGTTTGTTCCGCTCTGTGTTCCATGGTGGTTtaagttttggttttgtccTATTTTTGTAACTTTAATTTAACAGTTACATTTATTGCTGCTTACTGCGTGTTCGTTTGTATCACACAATAATGAGATGATACGAACCAGTAATTGTTTGTGTAGGGACAACTTTTATTCAACACTTTATTATCGGACATCAGTTCATGAGCCTGGAGCGTCCTTTTTTAGTACGATCGAAACATCTTTAATAATCGTGTTCTAAACAGTTCTAAACATTGTGGATGTACGCTGAGGGAAGATTAAACcaaaatgtataaatttaaACTGGTTCTCATCATCCGAGTCACCTTATTCCATCTCACTATAATCCTAAATACAGTTTATAACGACAGAACTATTGTTTCACTTCGGTGGCATTATATTGTCCGGTTAGTACTTTATTAGGCTCATTTGAAACAACCGTTTAATATGTTCTGTAAATGAGCGTTACTAATGACGCTAGTGATTTCAACAAAAGTAAAAGTGAAACTTCACCGAGGCGGAATTAGGTGCCacaaattaacaaaattcaaaataaccACAAGTACAAGGAATGCATccgacataaaaaaaaacaagagttATCGTTTGTGTATGAGGtagggtgcaaaaaaaaatgtaaagacAAAACCTACAAAAACCATCAAGTTTTTGACGTAGATCGTCCGTTTCTGCTGCGGGTAAAATAATTATGGAAAGTAAAAGCGGAACAAATATTGCAACTGTTAACGAATCTTGCGAGAGTTATATGTGAACAGCAAAGAAATGCTGTGTggcataaatataaaaaagggaCTCGCCCGATCGAGTGCAGTGGATACTAGCGGTGTGACATCCCCACTATACACGACTACAACTGTGCGGAATTGGCCCACTGTTTCGCACTGTTAAAGCCTTTAATTATATCTTTCAGCGTGCGAGCATGAATGAAAGTGTACATGTAATTAGCATCTCGTGTGTAGAAGGATAGTTTTAGCGTAGGGATTTTTCAATTCcttaattgttttctttttcttcccgtAATCCTTTAATTATGTTGTGCGTCGGTTAGGGACGATTGTACTATGCAAGTTGATTAGGAGGTAAGAGaaattaaaagtaataaacaaaaaaaaaacatcgagaAGTACAGATGCGTATACGGCGTGCGATGTAAACGGTCGTTAATGCCGGTTAACAACAGGTGCTGAAAGAAAAGAGCTTCGATGCGATTCTCCCTTTCATCGGTCTAATTACAGATTCGATCGAAGGTAACAAAAATCGGTTTCGAATATAACGGGTGTTGATATTTGGGTTAATCGGTTAATGGTGCGTGAAGGCGCCATTGCagtttgaaattgatttcagttgcttttaattaattattaagtGAGTTTTTATTATGTGGTTCCTCCTTTATAACGCTTTTCctagttttctttctttctacgCTATTAATTAATCGATAAATCACACCACTTGTTGAGAGGTATGCTtgagtaatttaaaataaaataataaaccatttaacattttctcatgcttaaaataaaacatttcttgTAATCAGGAACATGGAAACCAACGAATGTCGGCTTTTCACGTGAAAGTCGACATTGTGAAAGATTTCACAGCTGcgagtgaaatatttcattcaaatgCGAAACAAATCTCGAAACACCACGCAACGCACTTCCATCccaaatttttttattttaatctgtgctttttgtttttgataaatGGCAAAATAACAACGTAGATGGTTTATCACcgaaggaaacgaaacaaccgCAGGGTGTTCTAGGTGCCCATTCAAAATATCGtcagtttctttttatttcaattaatatCAACTGTTTGTCGTTCCCACACGCCAATTCACGTGGCCCTACATACACAATAACGTTTAGTATCTTACTCTGTTCATACCATTTGTTAATTAACATTCAATATCgctcaaacaacaacacggtTCGCTAGGAAACATTCAacaatcctttttttaatccttttcGGTTCTCTTGGAACTCTTGCTTGCTCTCTCCCTCCTTCTCTCTAAGCACATTATTTCTGTGTTAAAGTATCTACTCTACAAGTAGAGTGTGTCCATTTGTGTAGTTCTGTAATGCATATGTTTCATTTCTGTTTCTGTGTAGAAGTGTTTTCCTTTGAATCAGATCTCTGCTACGCCGGTGCATTTATGATAAGTCTAATATTGCTGTAGAAAGATGCGAGAGTAGAATAGACTTTCTGCTACGAGAAAAGTGTTCATCAAAAATGGTCCTTGTGTTGGGCTTATGCATTGCAGTTTGCAGTTTGTGTAGAGATAAGTTCGTTTCATCTACGTGTTCGGGATATGGACGTGTTTTCTGTGCCTCACGCAGTTTGTCACACGATTGTATCCTGCACAAAAGGTTCCGAATGGAGTGTAACGTTTTAGTGACAAGTGAGATGAAGTGAAAATGAAGTTCCTTATGCTGTATACTCAACGTCACTCGGGAAATGACAATACTGTGGCAATTCTTCCTTAAAAGCCTATCCCTCCAATCGTCGGTCTAATTGATATGGACATGACCCCAGAGCACAATgtttaagttttatttctACTGTTCCTGAAACGCTTGCTTCTTAACCTAACATTTCCGCTGCGTAACGGCGGCACGGATGTTACTTTGTTTTTATACGACTACGTAGCTATTCCGTAACTTAATTTAAACACTATCGTTGCATTAAATAAAAAGCTGTAATGGTTTAGCTTTTCCCCTTCCCACTTTCCCTTACATGTGTgactcgttttgtttgttttttcgatTTGGGATTGAAGCAGCTGTAGTTCTTATACTGCTGACTTTGCGCATTGTTTGGTGTGATCTATCGCTTTAGCCGAATAatggctgttgctgctgctgctgaagaaaTCTAAAGCCTTGCGGTGCTCGTGCAAGATGGATATATGTTATCCGGGAAAGTATTCTGGCCTTTCCACCCAATCGCGCTCCTTTTCCCTACTGGCAGCAGATGAAAGACATCTGTTTACGATCTCCCAATTTCTGACGCGAACCCTTGCGGTAGTACCGGGTGGTAATGGCCACATTAAATATCtccattttccatcgctttGTTCAGATCGACCACAATCTTGTCCATTATCTCCCGGTACGGGGAGTCCTGCCGGAAGGCCGTCTCGAGCAGGGCGGAATCCGCGAACGTGTCAAACACCTCGTCAATGCGGCCCAGCGATTTGTCCGTCAGATGGCGCACCACACACGACCGCAACAGGCTCCGGCAGTCGGCCAGCGATTTCTGCAGATAGTTCAAATCAAAGCTGTAGTCCACCTCGTAGAAGGAGAGGATCGCCATCTGGAGCGTTTGGAACTTGATGCGGAACCGATCCGCCTGCCGTAGCTCTTCCGCGTTCAGCTGTCCGTTACGGTGCAGTACCGCAATTTTGATCACGATTTTAATAATGTTCTTCACCAACCGTTCGGCATCCTTTTTGCTGCCAGTCTGTAGGAAAACGAGAAACAGGGGAAA
This region of Anopheles marshallii chromosome 2, idAnoMarsDA_429_01, whole genome shotgun sequence genomic DNA includes:
- the LOC128719310 gene encoding ATP-dependent Clp protease ATP-binding subunit clpX-like, mitochondrial; amino-acid sequence: MRSVRSSFTIGRLAIYPKNSNIRTGSICLIASTASNGYQFQPHHPQCSLVTLSSSKPTVTSSDSARRTIGTHTHSVKACSPTVVLCAGSPPTDGPAGTVSQHPQRTIRRSLHVSAVCDKSSSKDGGSGSSSNPPGSGSTGGGTTASGSGGSSSVGAGGKDGGSGGGKEPPNKKNTLSCPKCGDPCTHVETFVSSTRFVKCEKCHHFFVVLSEVDSKKTIKDTETKGARKPPPPPKKIMEYLDRHVVGQELAKKVLSVAVYNHYKRIYHNLPPPASSSAGATQQQQQLDSMSRSGDLLHISGIGHTMMSSAPSEVPRPPLGAGGSGHGGGPGSAAHHPGSELLDKKTHELKLEKSNILMLGPTGSGKTLLAQTIAKCLDVPFAICDCTTLTQAGYVGEDIESVIAKLLQDANYSVERAQTGIVFLDEVDKIGAVPGIHQLRDVGGEGVQQGMLKMLEGTIVNVPERNSPRKLRGETVQVDTTNILFVASGAYTGLDRLIARRLNEKYLGFGMPASSSEGRRAAQASASPMDNDQVERDANLKKVQAKDLVEFGMIPEFVGRFPVLVPFHSLDVDMLVRILTEPRNALVPQYKALLGMDQVELSFTDEALKQIAQLAMERQTGARGLRAIMETLLLEPMFEVPGSDVQGVRITEESVRGAEPIYVRRGESNASNKDPPASGEAGHSSSNSSEEEEATKVRVKQ
- the LOC128707282 gene encoding tumor necrosis factor alpha-induced protein 8-like protein, which codes for MYNMSAASILELQTWIVYQRIAAECANCLFMTDNAFKAKDIGLRAQKKILSRMASKNVAKVFIDGTTASLLDNVYRLVKVHTGSKKDAERLVKNIIKIVIKIAVLHRNGQLNAEELRQADRFRIKFQTLQMAILSFYEVDYSFDLNYLQKSLADCRSLLRSCVVRHLTDKSLGRIDEVFDTFADSALLETAFRQDSPYREIMDKIVVDLNKAMENGDI